Proteins from a genomic interval of Flammeovirgaceae bacterium SG7u.111:
- the purL gene encoding phosphoribosylformylglycinamidine synthase — MILFFKSPQDKYFVLESRIDLAANDLEKLKWLFGDAEQLLYDNLVGFFVGPRKEMITPWSTNAVEITQNMGLEGIVRIEEFEEVESEAAFFDPMLKALYKGLAQDVFTIEKTPDPVIYIEDIAAYNQQEGLALNAEEITYLEALSEKIGRKLTDSEVFGFSQVNSEHCRHKIFNGVFIIDGEEKPSSLFQLIKKTSKVSPQNLVSAYKDNVAFLKGPRVEQFSPERHDEPAFFETKEIDSVISIKAETHNFPTTVEPFNGAATGAGGEIRDRMAGGVGSIPLAGTAVYMTSYSRLEENRKWEEATEARPWLYQTPIEILIKASNGASDFGNKFGQPLISGSVLTFEHFENNKKFGFDKVIMLAGGVGMGKEKDSLKNVPEKGDKIVVMGGDNYRIGMGGGAVSSVATGEFANAIELNAVQRSNPEMQKRVYNAIRAFAESDDNTFVTLHDHGAGGHLNCLSELVEETGGTIDLRKLPIGDPTLSAKEIVGNESQERMGLVIKEKDVEKLQKIADRERSPMNVVGETTGDHVFKFEDKATGENPIELKIEDMLGNPPKTIMKDTALGEKFQHITYDDTRVHEYLEAVLQLEAVGSKDWLTNKVDRSVTGRVALQQTAGSLQLPLNNLGVMAMDYRGVKGIATSIGHAPVAALVDPKAGSINSIAEALTNIVWAPLEDKLSSVSLSANWMWPCKNPGEDARLYDAVEAVSDFACALGINIPTGKDSLSMTQKYNDEVVYAPGTVIVSGAGEVSDIKKVVKPVLKPVAKSFVVYVDFTQDEFKLGGSSFAQVVNRVGAKVPTVTNPAYFKAAFNTLQGLIGEGKILAGHDISAGGMITALLEMTFAETNIGLELDLSVLNENDLVPMLFSEKPGVLIQVENPNVVINTFEKAGVDAYEIGKVTEGTQVTLIENDGVEPKIFDIPTLRDVWMKTSYLLDKEQSGEKLALERFQNYKKNGLEFSFPANFAGSFDSYGISQNRKDKSGVKAAIIREKGVNGDREMAYSMHLAGFDVKDVHMTDLVSGRETLEDINFIVFVGGFSNSDVLGSAKGWAGSFLYNEKAKQALDNFYAREDTLSLGVCNGCQLMIELDLINPEHEQKTKMLHNESGKFESSFLNMTIEQNDSVMLGSLSGSRLGIWVAHGEGKFEMPMAESEYNIAGKYSFANYPGNPNGSDYGTAALASKDGRHLAMMPHLERTIFPWNWAKYPAERNDEVSPWIEAFVNARKWVAEKVK, encoded by the coding sequence ATGATTCTGTTCTTTAAAAGCCCCCAAGACAAGTATTTTGTACTCGAATCTCGTATAGATCTCGCAGCCAACGATTTGGAAAAGCTCAAATGGCTTTTTGGTGATGCCGAGCAATTGCTTTACGATAACCTTGTAGGGTTTTTCGTAGGCCCAAGAAAGGAAATGATTACGCCTTGGAGTACCAATGCGGTGGAGATTACCCAAAACATGGGCTTAGAAGGTATAGTGCGAATAGAGGAATTTGAGGAAGTAGAAAGCGAAGCAGCCTTTTTCGATCCAATGCTAAAGGCTTTGTATAAAGGTTTGGCACAGGATGTATTCACCATAGAAAAAACTCCCGATCCTGTAATTTACATAGAGGACATTGCTGCCTATAACCAGCAAGAAGGCTTGGCATTGAATGCCGAAGAAATTACTTACTTGGAAGCCTTGAGCGAGAAAATTGGACGGAAACTGACCGATAGCGAAGTATTTGGTTTTTCACAAGTGAATTCGGAGCACTGCCGCCACAAGATTTTCAATGGAGTGTTTATTATTGACGGAGAAGAAAAACCTTCTTCTTTGTTCCAACTCATCAAAAAAACATCGAAAGTAAGTCCTCAGAACTTGGTTTCGGCCTACAAGGACAATGTAGCATTTTTGAAAGGACCAAGGGTAGAACAGTTTTCTCCTGAACGCCACGACGAACCCGCCTTTTTCGAAACTAAAGAAATTGATTCTGTTATCTCGATAAAAGCGGAAACGCATAATTTTCCGACCACGGTTGAGCCTTTCAACGGTGCGGCAACCGGAGCAGGCGGAGAAATTAGAGACAGGATGGCCGGTGGGGTTGGTAGTATTCCTTTGGCGGGTACTGCCGTTTATATGACCTCTTATTCTCGCCTAGAAGAAAACAGGAAGTGGGAAGAAGCAACAGAAGCTCGCCCTTGGTTGTACCAAACACCTATCGAAATCCTGATAAAGGCTTCGAACGGGGCGAGTGATTTTGGGAACAAATTTGGTCAGCCGCTGATCAGTGGTTCTGTGCTTACCTTCGAGCACTTCGAAAACAACAAGAAATTTGGTTTCGATAAAGTGATTATGCTTGCAGGTGGGGTTGGCATGGGCAAAGAGAAAGACAGTTTGAAAAATGTTCCTGAAAAGGGTGATAAAATAGTGGTGATGGGTGGAGACAACTACCGCATTGGAATGGGCGGCGGCGCAGTTTCTTCCGTGGCAACGGGTGAATTTGCCAACGCTATTGAGCTGAATGCGGTACAGCGTTCGAATCCTGAAATGCAAAAAAGAGTCTACAATGCCATTAGGGCTTTCGCCGAGTCCGATGACAATACGTTCGTAACCCTTCACGACCACGGTGCTGGCGGGCATTTGAATTGCCTTTCGGAACTAGTGGAAGAAACAGGTGGCACGATCGACCTAAGAAAATTGCCAATAGGTGATCCAACCCTTTCTGCCAAAGAAATTGTTGGAAACGAGTCACAAGAGCGAATGGGCTTGGTAATAAAAGAGAAGGATGTTGAAAAGCTCCAAAAGATTGCCGACCGTGAGCGTAGCCCAATGAACGTGGTGGGAGAGACTACTGGCGATCATGTTTTCAAGTTTGAAGACAAGGCTACGGGCGAAAACCCTATTGAGCTGAAGATTGAAGATATGCTGGGCAACCCGCCCAAAACCATCATGAAGGATACGGCATTGGGCGAGAAATTCCAACATATTACTTATGATGACACCCGTGTTCACGAATACCTTGAAGCAGTATTGCAATTGGAAGCTGTCGGTTCGAAAGACTGGCTCACCAACAAAGTTGACCGCTCGGTAACGGGTCGTGTAGCTTTACAGCAAACGGCGGGTTCTTTGCAGCTTCCGCTAAATAATCTGGGCGTGATGGCGATGGATTATCGTGGTGTAAAAGGGATTGCGACTTCTATAGGCCATGCACCGGTAGCCGCTTTGGTAGACCCTAAAGCGGGTTCTATCAACTCGATTGCCGAAGCGTTGACCAACATAGTTTGGGCTCCTTTGGAAGATAAACTTTCCTCTGTTTCGCTAAGTGCCAACTGGATGTGGCCGTGTAAAAACCCTGGCGAAGATGCGAGGCTCTACGATGCCGTTGAAGCAGTGAGCGATTTTGCTTGTGCATTGGGTATCAATATTCCAACAGGAAAAGATTCGCTTTCGATGACCCAGAAATACAACGACGAAGTGGTGTATGCTCCGGGCACGGTGATTGTCTCTGGCGCAGGTGAGGTTAGTGACATCAAAAAAGTAGTGAAGCCGGTTTTGAAGCCTGTGGCCAAAAGCTTTGTGGTGTATGTTGATTTTACCCAAGACGAATTCAAGCTAGGAGGCAGCAGCTTTGCCCAAGTGGTGAACAGGGTAGGGGCGAAAGTTCCTACGGTGACGAATCCAGCTTATTTCAAAGCGGCTTTCAATACGTTGCAGGGCTTGATAGGCGAAGGAAAAATATTGGCAGGGCATGATATTTCTGCGGGTGGCATGATCACTGCTTTGTTGGAAATGACTTTTGCCGAAACCAATATCGGACTTGAACTTGATCTTTCGGTGCTCAATGAAAATGATTTAGTACCCATGCTGTTCAGTGAAAAACCAGGGGTGCTTATCCAAGTTGAAAACCCTAATGTGGTGATCAATACTTTTGAGAAGGCAGGAGTTGATGCGTATGAAATTGGTAAAGTGACCGAAGGTACGCAAGTGACGTTGATAGAAAATGACGGTGTAGAACCAAAAATATTTGACATCCCTACTTTGAGAGATGTATGGATGAAAACTTCATACTTGCTCGACAAAGAGCAAAGTGGAGAAAAATTGGCGCTGGAGCGTTTCCAAAACTATAAGAAGAATGGGTTGGAATTTAGTTTCCCGGCGAACTTTGCAGGAAGCTTCGATTCTTACGGGATTTCTCAAAACAGAAAAGATAAATCTGGAGTTAAAGCGGCGATTATCCGTGAGAAAGGAGTGAACGGTGATAGGGAAATGGCGTATTCGATGCACCTTGCAGGCTTCGATGTGAAAGATGTGCACATGACCGACTTGGTAAGCGGAAGGGAAACTTTGGAAGACATCAACTTCATCGTTTTCGTTGGTGGCTTCTCCAATTCCGATGTGCTCGGTTCGGCAAAAGGCTGGGCAGGTTCTTTCTTATACAACGAGAAAGCGAAGCAAGCGTTGGATAATTTCTACGCTCGCGAAGATACGCTCAGCTTGGGTGTATGCAACGGTTGCCAGCTCATGATCGAGCTTGACTTGATCAACCCTGAGCACGAGCAAAAAACCAAGATGCTTCACAACGAATCTGGCAAGTTCGAATCCTCTTTCTTGAACATGACCATTGAGCAAAACGATTCGGTGATGTTAGGCAGCCTATCTGGCTCAAGGCTAGGTATTTGGGTAGCTCATGGTGAAGGGAAGTTTGAAATGCCTATGGCAGAAAGCGAATACAACATTGCTGGCAAATATAGCTTTGCCAATTATCCTGGCAACCCGAATGGTTCTGATTATGGAACGGCAGCCTTGGCTTCCAAAGACGGACGTCACTTGGCTATGATGCCTCACCTAGAAAGAACAATCTTCCCTTGGAACTGGGCAAAATATCCAGCCGAAAGAAACGACGAGGTTTCCCCATGGATTGAGGCATTTGTAAATGCTAGGAAATGGGTGGCTGAGAAAGTGAAGTAG